A genomic window from Candidatus Poribacteria bacterium includes:
- a CDS encoding GNAT family N-acetyltransferase: MEILQYTSDMQAPVTQFYNRLIANVPHCYPVTEEEFAIVLRGVTTGKADKNDVGFGLDSETAFVAIREGAVQAFIHVGLTQIREENVGIIRFLGYERGARRAGQAVLEKAETYLKMFNVTRISAFRSQGRYRFYHFEYAFLSDALDQVQGLLGFNGYHRSNGWVFLDWENYDVTPISAPIPVTLSVEWKDERGQRPDSVVKAYSGDEEIGLCTSVSGGEYSSHPNAQDWFHTVYLEIEDEFQGQGLGRYLLQYALQEMKKIGYRHATISTGWDDYRALLFYSNCGYRVVDWTYTYEKVLSEPPTHK; this comes from the coding sequence ATGGAAATTCTCCAATATACGTCCGACATGCAAGCACCTGTGACACAATTTTATAACCGTCTAATTGCTAATGTCCCGCACTGTTATCCAGTAACGGAGGAAGAATTTGCCATTGTACTACGCGGGGTTACGACTGGTAAAGCGGACAAAAACGATGTTGGATTTGGACTCGATTCCGAAACTGCCTTCGTCGCAATAAGAGAAGGTGCAGTGCAGGCGTTTATTCACGTCGGGCTCACTCAGATTAGAGAAGAAAACGTAGGTATTATTCGGTTCTTGGGCTACGAACGTGGGGCACGGCGCGCTGGACAAGCCGTGCTTGAAAAGGCGGAAACCTATCTGAAAATGTTTAATGTAACCCGAATTTCCGCTTTCCGATCCCAGGGTCGGTATCGTTTCTATCATTTTGAATACGCTTTTTTATCAGACGCGCTTGATCAAGTTCAAGGACTCCTTGGGTTCAACGGATACCACCGTTCCAACGGATGGGTTTTTTTAGACTGGGAAAACTACGATGTTACACCAATATCGGCACCTATACCGGTAACACTTTCTGTAGAGTGGAAGGACGAACGCGGACAACGTCCAGATAGCGTCGTAAAAGCCTATAGCGGCGATGAAGAGATTGGCTTATGTACATCCGTTTCTGGTGGTGAGTATTCGAGCCACCCTAATGCCCAAGACTGGTTCCATACGGTTTATCTTGAGATTGAAGATGAGTTTCAAGGACAAGGGTTAGGACGTTACCTGCTTCAATACGCACTTCAAGAGATGAAGAAAATCGGATACCGGCACGCAACAATCAGTACGGGTTGGGATGATTACCGCGCACTTCTCTTTTACAGCAACTGCGGTTATCGGGTTGTGGATTGGACATACACCTATGAAAAAGTGCTCTCTGAACCGCCAACGCACAAGTAG
- a CDS encoding SAM-dependent methyltransferase, with product MDFHYKDIVPWGRSYDEYLDMFNLSEDDLARDIVGVGDGPASFNFWMHQRETPIVSVDPIYRYSEAELRQRIQETYDDVIAQARQNRDKFVWTKFSSVDELAEVRMQAMDAFCRDFESGKQQGRYIDASLPNLPFLDGHFDLVLSAHLLFFYSANRDLAFHLDAVRELLRIGTEVRIFPIVDVNSNPSPFLSPVIDELEKDGIICTVERVPYHFQRTGNEMLRLKVC from the coding sequence ATGGATTTCCATTACAAAGACATCGTGCCGTGGGGTAGGTCGTATGACGAATACCTTGATATGTTCAACCTCTCCGAGGACGACTTGGCGCGGGACATTGTTGGTGTAGGTGATGGTCCCGCGTCTTTCAATTTCTGGATGCACCAACGTGAGACACCGATAGTCTCGGTCGATCCAATTTATCGGTATTCTGAGGCGGAATTGCGTCAACGCATCCAGGAAACCTACGACGATGTCATCGCACAAGCTCGCCAGAACCGGGACAAATTCGTCTGGACAAAATTCTCGTCTGTTGATGAATTGGCAGAAGTCAGAATGCAGGCAATGGACGCGTTCTGCCGAGATTTCGAGAGCGGCAAGCAGCAAGGACGATACATAGACGCTTCGCTCCCCAATTTACCTTTCCTCGACGGTCATTTCGACCTCGTGCTTTCCGCACATCTCCTCTTTTTCTACTCAGCAAACAGAGATTTGGCGTTCCATCTTGATGCTGTACGGGAACTGCTTCGTATCGGAACTGAGGTGAGAATTTTTCCTATCGTTGATGTGAACAGCAACCCCTCGCCTTTCTTATCACCCGTTATTGACGAACTTGAAAAGGATGGAATTATTTGCACAGTGGAACGCGTCCCGTATCATTTCCAGAGAACAGGGAATGAGATGTTACGGTTGAAGGTATGTTAA
- a CDS encoding cohesin domain-containing protein has product MIKTIVSLLILLTLFSSSTFAANYPRLKAILPGHQEGISSLSFSPDGSTLANTGFKKVFLWDVASRQLKATLAPDTQLSSNVVFSPDGSILANSGSGNNDKKIYLWDVASRQLKSTLTGHRAGVNSIAFSPDASTLASGGGYKDHTVRLWDVASGQTKTIFTEHTAGVNSIAFSPDGSTLASGSYDGTVRLWDVASRQLKTIFTGYAEEVWCVAFSPDGSILASCGGERYNDKKVYLWDVASRQLKDTLIGHTERVHSVAFSPNGSILASGSRDGTVRLWDIASGQFKAILAGFEGEVNSVTFSPDGSILASGGWNGDASIHLWDLTASATTSAVVSISPASVQPSTIGEQITVSLNIAGGENVAGYQATVVFDPDALIYFSSANSDYLSDGTFFTAPDVGENYVTLASAGAEGKNGDGTLATITFQVVDAKASRFFLSQASFVDPEGERLFPCIENGTVGDDTVKDSEVIEPVYRAEDINNDGVVNIQDLVLISANFGRTGENEADVNGDGVVDIVDLVKIAGAFGNNAGAPFSFPPQTLAMLSIADVQGWITQAQHLNLTDVTSQRGIRFLEQLLVVLTPEETILLPNYPNPFNPETWIPYQLANPSDVQIIIYDTRGTTIRHLTLGHQPAGYYTTHSRAAYWDGRNDVGEHVATGVYFYQLQTDNISLLRKMVILK; this is encoded by the coding sequence ATGATAAAAACAATAGTGAGTCTACTCATACTTCTGACCTTATTTTCGAGCAGTACCTTCGCCGCAAATTACCCACGACTGAAGGCTATCCTCCCAGGACATCAGGAAGGGATCAGTAGTTTATCATTTAGTCCTGATGGCAGCACACTCGCAAATACTGGTTTCAAGAAAGTATTTTTGTGGGATGTGGCATCAAGACAGCTCAAAGCCACCCTCGCCCCGGATACACAACTGTCCTCGAATGTTGTATTTAGCCCTGATGGCAGCATACTCGCAAATAGTGGGAGCGGGAATAATGACAAGAAGATATATTTGTGGGATGTGGCATCAAGACAGCTCAAATCTACTCTCACAGGGCACAGGGCGGGGGTCAATAGTATAGCATTCAGCCCTGATGCCAGCACACTCGCAAGTGGAGGTGGATATAAGGACCATACGGTGCGTTTATGGGATGTAGCATCAGGGCAGACCAAAACTATCTTCACAGAGCATACGGCGGGGGTCAATAGTATAGCATTTAGCCCTGATGGTAGCACACTCGCAAGTGGGAGCTATGATGGCACGGTGCGTTTATGGGATGTGGCATCGAGACAGCTCAAAACCATTTTCACAGGATATGCGGAGGAAGTCTGGTGCGTAGCGTTTAGCCCTGATGGTAGCATTCTCGCAAGTTGTGGCGGAGAACGGTATAATGACAAGAAGGTATATTTGTGGGATGTGGCATCAAGACAGCTTAAAGACACACTCATAGGGCATACAGAGAGAGTTCATAGTGTAGCATTTAGTCCTAATGGTAGCATTCTCGCAAGTGGGAGTCGGGATGGCACGGTGCGTTTATGGGATATCGCATCTGGACAGTTCAAAGCCATCCTTGCAGGATTTGAGGGAGAAGTCAATAGTGTAACATTTAGTCCTGATGGTAGCATTCTCGCAAGTGGAGGCTGGAATGGTGATGCAAGTATTCACCTATGGGATCTCACAGCATCTGCCACTACATCCGCTGTTGTAAGTATTTCTCCCGCTTCAGTGCAACCATCAACTATTGGGGAACAAATCACCGTCTCCCTTAATATTGCAGGTGGGGAAAACGTAGCAGGTTATCAGGCAACCGTGGTGTTTGACCCGGATGCCCTCATCTATTTTTCAAGTGCCAATAGCGATTATCTGTCTGATGGAACGTTCTTTACAGCACCGGATGTTGGGGAAAATTATGTAACGTTGGCATCAGCAGGTGCCGAGGGCAAAAACGGTGATGGTACGCTTGCGACAATTACATTTCAGGTTGTTGATGCCAAAGCATCAAGGTTTTTCCTATCCCAGGCCTCTTTTGTTGATCCAGAGGGGGAGCGTTTGTTCCCTTGTATTGAAAATGGCACAGTGGGAGATGATACGGTAAAAGATAGCGAGGTAATTGAACCTGTATACCGCGCCGAAGATATCAACAATGACGGTGTAGTGAATATCCAAGATTTGGTACTTATCAGTGCAAACTTTGGGAGGACCGGGGAGAACGAGGCGGATGTCAACGGGGATGGTGTAGTTGATATTGTGGACTTAGTCAAGATAGCTGGTGCTTTTGGGAATAATGCTGGAGCTCCATTTTCTTTCCCTCCACAAACACTTGCAATGCTCAGCATTGCCGATGTGCAAGGTTGGATTACACAAGCACAACACCTAAACCTGACAGATGTAACATCGCAGAGAGGTATTCGCTTTTTAGAACAACTCTTGGTGGTGTTAACTCCCGAAGAAACGATACTATTGCCCAACTATCCGAACCCATTCAACCCGGAGACGTGGATACCGTATCAATTGGCGAATCCGAGCGACGTACAAATCATCATTTACGATACACGCGGCACGACTATCCGACATTTAACATTAGGGCATCAACCAGCGGGATACTACACCACCCACAGTCGAGCAGCCTATTGGGACGGTCGGAACGATGTAGGTGAACACGTGGCGACAGGTGTCTATTTTTATCAACTACAGACGGATAATATATCTCTTCTACGTAAAATGGTCATCTTAAAGTAA
- a CDS encoding GNAT family N-acetyltransferase, with amino-acid sequence MEILQYTADMQAPVTQLYNRLTADIPHCYPVKAEELATAIRGVTTGKVNKKEGGLDSETAFVAMVNGAVQAFIHIGIGQVWNHEERKENAGIIRFLGYERGARQVGQAVLEKAEDYLKTYDISQIFAFSQDYRYRFYHFEHAYLSDALDQVQGLLGYNGYHRSNGEVFLDWEDYSVTPVPSSLPVTLSIDWKDGRGQLPNCTVLAHQNDEQVGICVSLCGGEFSSHADAQNWLHTVWLGIEDDFQGQGLGRYLLQYALQEMKKIGYQHAAISTAWDNHRAFLFYSNCGYRTVDWTYEFAKNLSEAPTEKW; translated from the coding sequence ATGGAAATTTTACAATATACTGCCGATATGCAAGCACCCGTAACACAACTTTATAACCGACTGACCGCCGATATTCCGCATTGCTACCCAGTAAAGGCGGAAGAACTCGCTACTGCAATACGCGGGGTTACCACCGGTAAAGTTAATAAAAAAGAAGGTGGACTTGATTCCGAAACCGCCTTTGTTGCAATGGTGAACGGTGCTGTGCAAGCGTTTATTCATATCGGCATCGGTCAAGTCTGGAATCACGAGGAAAGGAAAGAGAACGCTGGTATTATTCGGTTTCTTGGTTACGAACGCGGGGCGCGGCAAGTTGGGCAAGCCGTGCTTGAAAAGGCGGAAGATTATCTGAAAACTTATGATATTTCTCAGATCTTCGCCTTTTCACAGGACTATCGGTATCGTTTCTATCACTTTGAACACGCCTATCTATCGGACGCGCTTGATCAAGTTCAAGGACTCCTTGGATATAATGGATACCACCGTTCCAATGGCGAGGTCTTTCTGGATTGGGAAGACTATTCCGTTACACCGGTTCCTTCAAGTCTGCCGGTAACGCTTTCCATCGACTGGAAGGACGGACGTGGCCAACTCCCGAATTGTACTGTACTCGCCCACCAAAACGACGAACAAGTTGGTATCTGTGTGTCCCTCTGTGGTGGTGAGTTCTCAAGCCACGCCGATGCACAAAACTGGCTTCATACTGTCTGGCTCGGTATTGAAGACGATTTTCAGGGACAAGGGTTGGGACGCTATCTGCTCCAATACGCACTGCAAGAGATGAAGAAGATCGGATACCAACATGCAGCGATTAGTACTGCCTGGGATAACCATCGCGCGTTCCTTTTTTACAGCAACTGCGGTTATCGGACCGTAGATTGGACTTATGAATTCGCCAAAAACCTCTCCGAAGCACCGACAGAAAAGTGGTAG
- a CDS encoding phytanoyl-CoA dioxygenase family protein, producing METLKELRVSNDAMNDPGKLRHRISEEGYLFFKKLQDPDKLWALRREMLTTMQEGGWLVAGTDPMDGIADISTQCTEGDPEYTDVYHAVYKLQAFHRSGHWSEVVDMVEKIIGREVLPHPQKIARLWFPKYTAHTTPIHQDFVHFQGNFQTYTCWAPVGDCPIELGGLAVLPGSHKVNKVMEHHFSLGAGSLCVREDELSGEWHSTNYEVGDTLIFPALTIHKALPNLTEDRLRVSLDNRYQAVDDPIAEHMLEPHLNLFNSLKWEDVYRNWESDELKYYWKAHDLTVLPRDFSYGNKGFEEALELAKDGDERAILHLNRAIKRDATTELAQRAVAVLQEISAGAAQ from the coding sequence ATGGAAACCTTGAAAGAACTTCGCGTATCAAACGATGCGATGAATGATCCGGGAAAATTGCGTCACCGGATCTCGGAAGAAGGGTACCTCTTCTTCAAGAAGCTGCAAGATCCCGACAAACTCTGGGCGTTGCGGCGAGAGATGCTAACGACAATGCAGGAAGGCGGTTGGCTCGTCGCGGGGACCGACCCAATGGACGGCATCGCCGATATTTCCACCCAGTGTACCGAGGGCGATCCCGAATACACGGATGTATACCACGCGGTGTATAAATTACAAGCGTTCCACCGTTCCGGACACTGGTCCGAAGTCGTCGATATGGTGGAGAAAATTATCGGTAGAGAGGTGCTGCCGCATCCGCAGAAGATTGCGCGCCTCTGGTTTCCTAAGTACACCGCACATACAACACCGATACACCAAGACTTCGTCCACTTCCAAGGGAATTTCCAAACCTATACCTGTTGGGCACCTGTCGGAGATTGCCCGATAGAGTTGGGAGGCTTGGCAGTCCTCCCCGGTTCGCATAAAGTCAATAAGGTCATGGAGCACCACTTTTCACTCGGTGCTGGCAGTCTATGCGTTAGGGAGGACGAATTGTCTGGTGAATGGCATTCCACGAACTATGAAGTCGGCGACACGCTCATCTTCCCCGCTTTGACCATCCACAAGGCACTACCGAATTTGACCGAGGATCGGCTACGCGTGTCACTCGACAACCGTTATCAGGCGGTTGATGACCCCATTGCTGAGCACATGCTTGAACCGCACCTGAACCTATTCAACTCCCTTAAGTGGGAAGATGTCTACCGCAATTGGGAGTCCGATGAACTGAAGTATTATTGGAAAGCCCATGACCTGACGGTGCTGCCAAGAGATTTCAGTTACGGGAACAAAGGGTTTGAGGAAGCATTGGAGTTGGCAAAAGATGGAGATGAACGCGCCATCCTACACTTAAACCGGGCAATCAAGCGTGACGCTACAACCGAATTGGCACAGCGGGCAGTGGCAGTGCTACAAGAAATCAGCGCCGGGGCTGCGCAATAA